One window of the Nocardia huaxiensis genome contains the following:
- a CDS encoding NAD(P)H-quinone oxidoreductase, translating into MYAVTLDGFGGPEVMRWEQVADLPAPGPGEVVIEVAAAGVNRADLLQRLGFYPPPPGASTTLGLECAGVVAEVGAGVRDWRPGDRVCALLSGGGYAERVVVPESQVLPIPEGISEVQAAGLPEVAATVWSNLVMTAGLHSGQLLLIHGGGSGIGTHAIQIARVLGARVAVTAGSQYKLDRCHELGATVLINYREHDFVTTLHSEYPGVDIILDNMGAKYLERNVEALAEDGHLVIIGMQGGVKAELNLAALLAKRGSIHATNLRRRPEHGPGSKAAIITELRRHVWPLISDGTVQPVISADLPITDVSKAHELLDAPETVGKVVLRID; encoded by the coding sequence ATGTATGCGGTGACACTCGACGGTTTCGGCGGGCCCGAGGTCATGCGGTGGGAGCAGGTCGCGGACCTGCCCGCGCCCGGACCGGGTGAAGTGGTGATCGAGGTGGCGGCGGCCGGGGTGAACCGCGCGGACCTGCTGCAACGGCTGGGGTTCTATCCTCCGCCGCCGGGGGCGAGCACGACGCTCGGGCTCGAATGCGCGGGTGTGGTGGCGGAAGTCGGTGCCGGAGTGCGGGATTGGCGGCCGGGCGACCGAGTGTGCGCGCTGCTGTCCGGTGGCGGTTACGCGGAGCGGGTGGTGGTGCCGGAGTCGCAGGTGCTGCCGATTCCGGAGGGGATCAGCGAGGTGCAGGCTGCGGGGTTGCCGGAGGTGGCGGCCACGGTCTGGTCGAATCTGGTGATGACGGCGGGGTTGCACAGCGGGCAGTTGCTGTTGATTCACGGCGGCGGCAGCGGCATCGGGACACATGCCATTCAGATCGCGCGGGTGCTGGGTGCGCGGGTCGCGGTGACCGCCGGTTCCCAGTACAAACTGGACCGATGCCATGAATTGGGCGCGACCGTGCTGATCAATTACCGGGAGCACGATTTCGTCACCACGCTGCACAGCGAATATCCGGGTGTGGACATCATTCTCGACAATATGGGCGCGAAGTACCTGGAGCGGAATGTGGAGGCGCTCGCCGAGGACGGGCACCTGGTGATCATCGGCATGCAGGGCGGGGTGAAGGCGGAGCTGAATCTGGCTGCGCTGCTTGCCAAGCGGGGGTCCATCCACGCCACCAACCTGCGCCGGCGTCCGGAGCACGGGCCGGGGTCGAAGGCCGCGATCATCACCGAGCTGCGGCGGCACGTGTGGCCGCTCATCTCCGATGGCACGGTGCAGCCGGTGATCTCGGCGGATCTGCCGATCACCGACGTCTCGAAGGCGCACGAACTGCTCGACGCCCCCGAGACGGTCGGCAAGGTGGTGCTGCGGATCGACTAG
- a CDS encoding lactate 2-monooxygenase, which translates to MSSFADFQNEIYLSGLAGAVPSLPMTAAGLEARAREVLEPAAYAYVAGSASAERTATANVTAFEKYRLLPRVLRGTSAPGARDLSVEILGTRFAAPILTAPVGVLGLLHERGETVIAEVTRELGIGMVLSTAASSTIEEVGAAAGDWWYQLYWPSDTELARSFVERAEKSGAKAIVVTADTPSLGWRPRDLQLGHLPFLQGKGIANYLSDPVFRAKLPSPPEESEDAMRMAVLTWIGLFGNHDLRPADIARLRDWTDLPIAVKGVLHPDDARQVVDAGADAVIVSNHGGRQVDGSVAALDALPTIVATVGDRAEVLFDSGVRTGSDVMIALSLGAKAVLYGRPWVYGLGLAGRDGARHALRTLLADFDASMGLSGCSGVADLARTMLSSFR; encoded by the coding sequence ATGAGCAGTTTCGCCGACTTCCAGAACGAGATCTATCTCAGCGGGCTCGCGGGCGCCGTGCCCTCGCTGCCGATGACGGCGGCGGGACTGGAAGCTCGGGCGCGGGAAGTGCTGGAACCGGCGGCCTACGCGTATGTGGCGGGCAGCGCGTCGGCGGAGCGGACCGCCACCGCCAATGTCACCGCTTTCGAGAAGTATCGGCTGCTGCCGCGCGTGCTGCGCGGCACGAGTGCGCCGGGCGCACGGGATCTTTCGGTCGAAATCCTCGGAACGCGGTTCGCGGCGCCGATTCTCACCGCGCCGGTCGGCGTGCTCGGGCTGCTGCACGAACGCGGCGAAACGGTCATCGCGGAGGTGACGCGGGAACTCGGCATCGGGATGGTGCTGTCCACCGCCGCCTCCTCCACCATCGAGGAGGTCGGTGCGGCGGCGGGGGACTGGTGGTATCAGCTGTACTGGCCCAGCGACACCGAACTCGCGCGCTCGTTCGTGGAGCGCGCCGAAAAGTCCGGGGCCAAGGCCATTGTCGTCACCGCCGACACCCCGAGCCTGGGTTGGCGGCCCCGCGATCTGCAACTCGGGCATCTGCCGTTCCTCCAGGGCAAGGGCATCGCCAACTACCTGTCCGATCCGGTGTTCCGCGCCAAACTCCCCTCCCCGCCCGAGGAGAGCGAGGACGCCATGCGCATGGCCGTCCTCACCTGGATCGGGCTGTTCGGCAATCACGACCTGCGGCCCGCAGACATTGCGCGCCTGCGGGATTGGACCGATCTGCCCATCGCGGTGAAGGGCGTGCTGCATCCCGACGACGCCCGCCAGGTGGTCGACGCGGGCGCGGACGCGGTGATCGTGAGCAATCACGGCGGCCGCCAGGTCGACGGCTCCGTCGCCGCCCTCGACGCCCTGCCCACCATCGTGGCCACCGTCGGCGACCGCGCCGAAGTCCTCTTCGACTCCGGCGTCCGCACCGGCTCCGACGTCATGATCGCCCTGTCCCTCGGCGCGAAAGCCGTCCTCTACGGCCGCCCCTGGGTATACGGCCTCGGCCTCGCCGGCCGCGACGGCGCCCGCCACGCCCTGCGCACCCTGCTCGCGGATTTCGATGCCTCCATGGGGCTTTCGGGTTGCAGCGGGGTAGCCGACCTGGCCCGCACCATGCTCTCCTCCTTCCGCTGA
- a CDS encoding MarR family winged helix-turn-helix transcriptional regulator, whose amino-acid sequence MRIVAADPGHRIAAEPRWLTPEQQRAWRAYMDGSQRLMADLNRQLQRDADLTFADYRILVKLSEAPGRSLRMSDLADGVLSSRSRLTHQIRRMEAQHMVRRTACEDDGRGVIAQLTEEGMRRLRAAAPGHVAAVRRFFVDLLTPAQLAAVAAALELVNQAGDYRSE is encoded by the coding sequence ATGCGAATTGTGGCTGCCGACCCTGGGCACCGCATCGCGGCAGAACCGAGGTGGCTCACCCCGGAACAGCAACGCGCCTGGCGGGCATATATGGACGGTTCGCAACGCCTCATGGCCGACCTCAACCGGCAACTGCAGCGCGACGCCGACCTCACCTTCGCCGACTACCGCATCCTCGTGAAACTGTCCGAGGCGCCGGGCCGTTCGCTGCGCATGAGCGACCTCGCCGACGGCGTGCTCTCCTCCCGCAGCCGCCTCACCCACCAGATCCGCCGCATGGAAGCCCAGCACATGGTGCGCCGCACCGCCTGCGAGGACGACGGCCGCGGCGTCATCGCGCAACTCACCGAGGAGGGCATGCGCCGACTACGCGCCGCCGCCCCCGGGCATGTCGCCGCCGTGCGCCGCTTCTTCGTGGACCTGCTCACCCCGGCCCAGCTCGCCGCCGTCGCCGCCGCCCTGGAACTGGTGAATCAGGCGGGGGACTACCGCTCCGAGTAA
- a CDS encoding HoxN/HupN/NixA family nickel/cobalt transporter has product MGLAVLALHILGWGTLLFLVVPGHYEVQGAVFGVGLGVTAYTLGMRHAFDADHIAAIDNTTRKLVAENGRAKTHTVGFWFALGHSTIVFVMVGLLALGVRALAGPLEDEGSALHTWTGLWGTSVSGTFLIAIGLLNLVSLIGIWRVFKRMRGGDLDEERLERELNDRGLLNRILGPVVRLVRKPWQMYPVGVLFGLGFDTVTEVGLLVIAGGAAATGLPWYSILVLPVLFSAGMALFDSLDGSFMSYAYDWAFARPVRKIYYNLVVTGLSVTVALLIGVQEIVSIFVEKLGITSGFVGWVGSLDLGDLGFIIVGLFILTWAVAVAVWRLTDMEARWEKDLAAD; this is encoded by the coding sequence ATGGGACTGGCTGTCCTGGCACTGCACATCCTCGGCTGGGGCACCCTGCTGTTCCTCGTCGTCCCCGGGCACTACGAGGTGCAGGGCGCGGTCTTCGGCGTCGGCCTCGGCGTCACCGCCTACACCCTCGGCATGCGGCACGCCTTCGACGCCGACCACATCGCCGCCATCGACAACACCACGCGAAAACTGGTGGCCGAGAACGGAAGAGCGAAAACGCACACCGTCGGCTTCTGGTTCGCGCTCGGGCACTCCACCATCGTGTTCGTCATGGTCGGCCTGCTCGCACTCGGTGTGCGGGCGCTGGCGGGGCCCCTCGAAGACGAGGGCTCGGCGCTGCACACCTGGACCGGACTGTGGGGCACCAGCGTCTCCGGCACCTTCCTGATCGCCATCGGACTGCTGAATCTCGTTTCCCTGATCGGGATCTGGCGTGTGTTCAAACGCATGCGCGGCGGCGACCTCGACGAGGAACGACTGGAACGCGAGCTCAATGACCGCGGCCTGCTCAATCGCATCCTCGGTCCCGTGGTGCGGCTGGTGCGCAAACCCTGGCAGATGTACCCGGTCGGCGTGCTGTTCGGGCTCGGCTTCGACACCGTCACCGAGGTCGGTCTGCTGGTGATCGCGGGCGGCGCGGCCGCCACCGGACTGCCCTGGTACTCGATTCTCGTTCTGCCCGTGCTGTTCTCGGCCGGCATGGCGCTGTTCGACTCGCTCGACGGATCGTTCATGAGCTACGCCTACGACTGGGCGTTCGCGCGACCGGTGCGCAAGATCTACTACAACCTGGTGGTCACCGGGCTGTCGGTGACCGTCGCCCTGCTCATCGGCGTGCAGGAGATCGTTTCCATCTTCGTCGAAAAGCTCGGCATCACTTCGGGATTCGTCGGCTGGGTGGGCAGCCTGGATCTCGGCGACCTCGGCTTCATCATCGTCGGGCTGTTCATCCTCACCTGGGCGGTGGCCGTCGCTGTGTGGCGGCTCACAGATATGGAGGCGCGCTGGGAAAAGGATCTCGCCGCCGACTGA
- a CDS encoding alpha/beta hydrolase, producing the protein MAVMVRRRRTRRRLAGALASAALLLTGAAMIDPTTSRADPPIDSGSNEEPPPEADSVKPTRAAIARVHTLSDRLLNVSVRSPAMERTVDVRVLLPERRDGPRPTVYMLDGRAAPPDSNDWIDKGDALAFFADKPVNVVFPVGGRAAYYTDWQRPDPKLGTNRWETFLTEELPPLLDARFAGNGANALTGVSMGAEAAMMLAARKPGLYRAVGAHSGCYAMGSDFGEAQARAVVGSYGGDPDNMFGPENDPEWTAHDVLANAEALRGTAIYLSTGSGLPGEYDTPANPDWQETIAAGGPIEAGANLCTRDLAVRLAELGIPAAVEFRPTGTHSWPYWAAELPRSWPTLASALGVS; encoded by the coding sequence ATGGCGGTCATGGTTCGCCGCCGTCGTACACGGCGTCGCCTGGCCGGCGCCCTGGCAAGTGCCGCACTGCTCCTCACGGGTGCGGCGATGATCGACCCGACCACCTCCCGCGCAGACCCGCCCATCGACTCCGGATCCAACGAGGAACCACCGCCCGAAGCGGACTCCGTCAAACCCACTCGGGCCGCCATCGCCCGCGTGCACACCCTCAGCGACCGGTTGCTGAACGTCTCCGTGCGTTCACCCGCCATGGAACGCACCGTCGACGTGCGCGTCCTGCTGCCCGAACGCCGCGACGGTCCCAGACCCACCGTCTACATGCTCGACGGCCGCGCCGCGCCACCCGACTCCAACGACTGGATCGACAAGGGCGACGCCCTCGCCTTCTTCGCCGACAAACCCGTGAACGTGGTCTTCCCCGTCGGCGGCCGGGCCGCCTACTACACGGACTGGCAGCGACCCGACCCCAAGCTCGGCACCAACCGCTGGGAAACCTTCCTCACTGAGGAACTCCCGCCACTGCTCGACGCCCGCTTCGCCGGAAACGGCGCCAACGCCCTCACCGGCGTCTCCATGGGCGCCGAGGCGGCCATGATGCTCGCCGCCCGCAAACCGGGCCTGTATCGCGCCGTGGGGGCGCACAGCGGCTGCTACGCAATGGGTTCCGACTTCGGTGAAGCGCAGGCGCGCGCCGTGGTCGGCAGCTACGGCGGCGACCCGGACAATATGTTCGGCCCCGAGAACGACCCCGAATGGACCGCCCACGACGTCCTCGCCAATGCGGAAGCCCTGCGCGGCACCGCGATCTACCTCTCCACCGGCAGCGGCCTCCCCGGCGAATACGACACCCCCGCCAACCCGGACTGGCAGGAAACCATCGCCGCCGGCGGGCCCATCGAAGCGGGCGCGAACCTCTGCACCCGCGACCTCGCGGTCCGCCTGGCGGAACTCGGCATCCCCGCGGCCGTCGAATTCCGGCCCACCGGAACGCATTCCTGGCCCTACTGGGCCGCCGAGCTACCGCGCTCCTGGCCGACGCTGGCATCGGCCCTGGGCGTCAGCTAG
- the hisC gene encoding histidinol-phosphate transaminase has product MSAHIRPDLDAIPAYVAGRSQPGVVKLASNETTFPPLPSVAKAIAEAAETVNRYPDNAALELRTAIAEFHGVAVENVAAGCGSVALCQELVQITCLAPTDEVLFAWRSFEAYPIVTQVAGAKAVQVPLDGEFAHDLDALAAAVTPNTRVVFVCNPNNPTGTAHGAAAITRFLDAVPANVLVVLDEAYFEYLRMPADDAPNGVELGRNRPNVLVLRTFSKAYGLAGLRVGYAVGAPEVITALMKVHIPFSVNKVAQAAAIASLEARHELLERTNAVVAERDRMAAALRAAGYRVTDSHANFVWLPLGEQSAAFGAASAEAGVLVRPYGTDGVRITAGDPHENDLFLAFATDPATVARFVG; this is encoded by the coding sequence GTGAGCGCGCACATCCGCCCGGACCTCGATGCCATCCCGGCCTACGTGGCCGGCCGCAGCCAACCCGGCGTGGTGAAGCTGGCCAGCAACGAGACCACCTTCCCGCCGCTGCCGTCGGTGGCCAAGGCCATCGCCGAGGCGGCCGAGACGGTCAACCGGTATCCGGACAACGCCGCGCTCGAATTGCGTACCGCCATCGCGGAATTCCACGGCGTCGCGGTCGAGAATGTGGCGGCCGGATGCGGCAGCGTGGCGCTGTGCCAGGAGCTGGTGCAGATCACCTGCCTCGCGCCGACCGACGAGGTGCTGTTCGCGTGGCGCTCGTTCGAGGCGTACCCGATCGTGACGCAGGTCGCGGGGGCCAAGGCCGTGCAGGTGCCGCTCGACGGTGAATTCGCCCACGATCTGGACGCTTTGGCGGCGGCGGTCACGCCGAATACGCGAGTCGTGTTCGTCTGCAATCCGAACAACCCGACCGGGACGGCGCACGGGGCCGCGGCCATCACCCGATTCCTGGACGCGGTGCCGGCGAATGTGCTCGTGGTGCTGGACGAGGCGTACTTCGAGTACCTGCGGATGCCCGCCGACGATGCGCCCAACGGTGTGGAGCTCGGCCGCAATCGGCCGAATGTGCTTGTGCTGCGCACGTTCTCGAAGGCGTACGGGCTGGCCGGGCTGCGCGTCGGCTACGCCGTGGGCGCGCCCGAGGTGATCACCGCGCTCATGAAGGTGCATATCCCGTTCAGCGTGAACAAGGTCGCGCAGGCGGCGGCCATCGCCTCGCTGGAGGCCCGGCACGAACTGCTGGAGCGCACGAATGCCGTTGTGGCCGAACGCGACCGCATGGCGGCCGCGCTGCGCGCCGCCGGTTACCGGGTGACCGACAGCCACGCCAACTTCGTCTGGCTGCCGCTGGGCGAGCAGAGCGCGGCGTTCGGTGCGGCGAGCGCCGAGGCCGGAGTCCTGGTGCGGCCCTACGGAACCGACGGTGTGCGGATCACCGCCGGGGACCCGCACGAGAACGACCTGTTCCTGGCCTTCGCCACGGATCCCGCCACGGTCGCCCGCTTCGTGGGCTAG
- a CDS encoding dienelactone hydrolase family protein, with amino-acid sequence MSGIYRELAPVHDTTTVPLVVIEPEGHTRGGIVVLHESREFTEPLLDLMRSLAEDGWTVLAPDLFHRANGVAPDKVFGADLYADFDACFDWLTGRGVFGDCIGVLGFDSAGTAAALVATNRRVGAAVSVAAQGIESALTPQALALAVAAPQLKAPWLALFGADDPHTPPEQVDRLRDAAAHADVATLVVTYPGLHHRPDHPGFDPAALDDIHVVDAQTRIFDWFDSHLR; translated from the coding sequence ATGTCGGGCATTTATCGAGAACTGGCCCCTGTGCACGACACGACCACAGTCCCGCTCGTCGTGATCGAACCCGAAGGGCACACCCGCGGCGGCATCGTGGTGTTGCACGAATCACGTGAATTCACCGAGCCATTGCTGGATCTCATGCGATCCCTCGCCGAGGACGGCTGGACCGTCCTCGCCCCCGATCTCTTCCATCGTGCCAACGGGGTCGCGCCCGACAAGGTTTTCGGCGCCGACCTCTACGCCGATTTCGACGCCTGCTTCGACTGGCTCACCGGCCGCGGCGTCTTCGGCGACTGCATCGGCGTCCTCGGCTTCGACTCCGCGGGCACCGCGGCGGCGCTGGTGGCAACCAACCGGCGAGTCGGCGCGGCGGTCAGCGTCGCCGCCCAGGGCATCGAATCCGCGCTCACCCCACAGGCACTCGCGCTGGCCGTCGCCGCACCCCAGCTGAAAGCACCCTGGCTGGCCCTGTTCGGCGCCGACGACCCGCACACCCCACCCGAGCAGGTCGACCGCCTCCGCGACGCCGCCGCGCACGCCGACGTCGCCACCCTCGTCGTCACCTACCCGGGTCTGCACCACCGCCCCGACCATCCCGGCTTCGATCCGGCCGCCCTCGACGACATCCACGTGGTCGACGCTCAGACGAGGATCTTCGATTGGTTCGACAGTCACCTGCGCTGA
- a CDS encoding maleylpyruvate isomerase family mycothiol-dependent enzyme, protein MTSDASTGIHTQLDIVAAATTRLLDTVAELRDEDLVEPSLLPGWTRGHVLAHLSRNADSLVNLLLWARTGIETPQYASQFLREADIEAGAPRPHREQLEDLTAASERWLALARVMPEERWETSVRNRKGLEIPATRIPWMRLLEVEIHHTDLDTGYAPAQWPAEFTERLLAEAVSDRATLTGPGFTVAATDTGFTATAGTPVTTITGPAASLAAWLIGRSPGNDLTGDLPDLTAWK, encoded by the coding sequence GTGACCAGCGACGCATCCACCGGGATCCACACGCAGCTCGACATTGTCGCCGCGGCGACCACACGCCTCCTCGACACGGTCGCCGAGCTGCGCGACGAGGACCTCGTCGAACCGTCCCTCCTGCCCGGCTGGACACGCGGCCACGTCCTGGCCCATCTGTCCCGCAATGCCGACAGCCTGGTCAACCTGCTGCTGTGGGCTCGCACCGGGATCGAAACCCCGCAGTACGCAAGCCAATTCCTGCGGGAGGCCGATATCGAGGCCGGTGCGCCGCGCCCGCATCGGGAGCAGCTGGAGGATCTCACCGCGGCCTCGGAGCGCTGGCTGGCGCTGGCCCGGGTGATGCCGGAGGAGCGCTGGGAAACGAGCGTCCGCAATCGAAAGGGCCTGGAGATCCCCGCGACCCGCATCCCGTGGATGCGTCTGCTCGAGGTGGAAATCCACCACACCGACCTGGATACCGGTTACGCCCCCGCGCAATGGCCGGCGGAGTTCACCGAACGTCTTCTGGCCGAGGCTGTTTCCGATCGCGCCACGCTCACCGGTCCGGGTTTCACGGTGGCGGCCACGGACACCGGGTTCACCGCAACGGCGGGCACCCCGGTCACCACCATCACCGGCCCTGCGGCGTCGCTGGCCGCCTGGCTCATCGGCCGCTCCCCCGGCAACGATCTGACCGGCGACCTTCCGGACCTGACCGCCTGGAAGTAG
- a CDS encoding DUF998 domain-containing protein: MAASERGTAAVLDQPAVSRTRHRLRLGVALLIAVAGIVYSSWVLEFVLPIDSDPTDTFLSQLAETGAPYRRVFVTGDTLCGALLFVAGIGGLLLFSRRRYSTIAWTALACFGAATIADANWPLKEADPNAPAQNSGLFPQLHQVHALTSTLAVFSIFIAMVAFTVAAFKYRRWPILRHSGLWILIIGSLVTAWMLIADNLPGNYGLGIAQRIQVGAMSLWLLALAVQIFVAERHSARATSSDV, from the coding sequence ATGGCGGCGTCCGAGCGGGGTACGGCGGCAGTGCTGGATCAACCTGCGGTGTCGCGGACGCGGCACCGGCTTCGGCTCGGGGTCGCCCTGCTGATCGCGGTGGCCGGGATCGTCTACTCCTCGTGGGTGCTGGAGTTCGTGCTGCCCATCGACAGTGATCCCACGGACACCTTCCTCAGCCAGCTCGCCGAGACCGGCGCACCGTATCGCCGGGTGTTCGTCACCGGCGACACACTGTGCGGCGCACTGCTGTTCGTGGCGGGGATCGGCGGGCTGCTGCTGTTCTCGCGGCGGCGGTATTCGACCATCGCGTGGACGGCGCTGGCCTGCTTCGGGGCGGCGACCATCGCGGATGCGAACTGGCCGTTGAAGGAGGCCGATCCGAACGCGCCCGCGCAGAACTCCGGGCTTTTTCCGCAGCTGCATCAGGTGCACGCGCTGACCAGCACGCTGGCGGTGTTCTCGATCTTCATCGCGATGGTGGCGTTCACGGTGGCGGCGTTCAAGTACCGGCGCTGGCCGATCCTGCGGCATTCCGGATTGTGGATTCTGATCATCGGTTCGCTGGTGACGGCCTGGATGCTGATCGCCGACAATCTGCCCGGCAATTACGGTCTGGGGATCGCGCAGCGCATCCAGGTCGGGGCCATGTCGCTGTGGCTGCTCGCGCTGGCGGTGCAAATCTTTGTGGCCGAACGACATTCGGCCCGAGCCACATCATCCGACGTCTGA
- a CDS encoding very short patch repair endonuclease, whose amino-acid sequence MSSRRPSTDAATSARMARQRRVGTKPEIALRSELHRRGARFFVDRAPLAGLRRRADIVFPRKKVAVYVDGCFWHSCPEHATHPKNNAEWWAAKLAGNVARDRDTDARLVAAGWTVVRVWEHEKAEAAAETVLRALPRRD is encoded by the coding sequence ATGAGTTCCCGACGCCCGAGCACGGACGCCGCGACGAGTGCGCGGATGGCGCGGCAGCGGCGGGTGGGCACCAAGCCGGAGATCGCGTTGCGCAGCGAACTGCATCGGCGTGGAGCGCGGTTCTTCGTGGATCGGGCTCCGCTGGCGGGGTTGCGGCGGCGGGCCGACATCGTGTTCCCGCGCAAGAAGGTTGCGGTGTATGTGGACGGGTGCTTCTGGCACAGCTGCCCGGAGCACGCCACGCATCCGAAGAACAACGCCGAGTGGTGGGCGGCCAAGCTGGCCGGGAATGTGGCACGTGACCGCGATACCGATGCGCGGTTGGTGGCGGCCGGGTGGACGGTGGTGCGCGTGTGGGAGCACGAAAAGGCCGAGGCGGCCGCGGAGACCGTCCTGAGAGCATTGCCGCGCCGCGACTGA
- a CDS encoding DNA cytosine methyltransferase has translation MVGLFAGIGGLELGLAAHGWRSELLCEIDTGAQAVLGAHFPGVELHSDVTRLRSLPAGTELVAAGFPCQDLSQAGRTAGITGARSGLVDEVFRLVRRKRGPRWLLIENVPFMLQLGGGAAMRHITAALEELGYLWAYRVVDARAFGLPQRRERVLMLASRTEDPRPVLFGADAGERTVGDPAQDPCGFYWTEGTRGLGWAVNAVPTLKGGSGLGIASPPAVRLPSGEIVTPGITDAERLQGFDRDWTAPALAVPGIRPGHRWKLVGNAVSVRMAAWAGSRLADPTDADFPEGESHTRRSWPTAAWGRDGVVHRVPVSTWPVHAPYEDLRWFLDDSRLLSARATAGFLRRTRMGSLRFPEGFLDDVETHLDRMGGFPREAA, from the coding sequence ATGGTCGGCCTGTTCGCCGGCATCGGCGGACTGGAGCTCGGGCTGGCCGCGCACGGGTGGCGCAGTGAACTGCTGTGCGAGATCGACACGGGGGCGCAGGCCGTGCTGGGTGCGCATTTCCCCGGGGTCGAGCTGCATTCGGATGTGACGCGACTGCGGTCGCTGCCCGCCGGGACCGAACTGGTGGCCGCCGGATTCCCCTGCCAGGACCTGTCGCAGGCCGGGCGCACCGCCGGAATCACCGGGGCGCGTTCGGGATTGGTGGACGAGGTGTTCCGCCTCGTCCGGCGCAAACGCGGCCCGCGCTGGCTGTTGATCGAGAATGTGCCGTTCATGCTGCAGCTGGGCGGCGGGGCGGCCATGCGGCACATCACCGCCGCGCTGGAGGAGCTCGGCTATCTCTGGGCGTACCGGGTGGTGGACGCGCGCGCGTTCGGGCTGCCGCAGCGGCGCGAGCGGGTGCTCATGCTGGCCTCGCGCACCGAGGACCCGCGCCCGGTGCTGTTCGGCGCGGACGCCGGGGAGCGCACGGTCGGCGATCCCGCGCAGGACCCGTGCGGCTTCTACTGGACCGAGGGCACCCGCGGCCTCGGCTGGGCCGTGAACGCCGTCCCGACGCTGAAAGGCGGTTCGGGCCTTGGCATTGCGAGCCCGCCCGCGGTGCGCCTGCCCTCCGGCGAGATCGTCACCCCCGGCATCACCGACGCCGAACGCCTGCAGGGCTTCGACCGCGATTGGACCGCACCGGCGCTCGCCGTCCCCGGCATCCGCCCCGGCCACCGCTGGAAGCTGGTCGGCAACGCGGTGAGCGTGCGCATGGCGGCCTGGGCCGGTTCCCGTCTCGCCGACCCCACCGACGCCGACTTCCCCGAAGGCGAATCGCACACGCGCCGCAGCTGGCCCACCGCCGCCTGGGGTCGCGACGGCGTGGTGCACCGAGTCCCGGTGTCCACCTGGCCCGTTCACGCGCCCTACGAGGATCTGCGCTGGTTCCTCGACGACTCCCGTCTGCTCTCCGCCCGCGCCACCGCCGGCTTCCTGCGCCGCACCCGCATGGGCTCCCTCCGTTTCCCGGAGGGTTTCCTCGACGATGTGGAAACGCACCTGGATCGAATGGGAGGATTCCCGCGCGAGGCGGCCTGA
- a CDS encoding putative glycolipid-binding domain-containing protein has protein sequence MTESGSEDVKPVAPKWPAILTWRAHNASRMESARVVLGGNRIRAAGRIVAGACEDHPAFSASYDLVTDENGVTRRLSLRSTVAGGERHASIARDEENYWLIDAGGTHVRSTFGGALDVDVVLSPFFNTLPIRRYGLAHANEDVQVPVVYVRLPDLLVQEASIIYSSGADGIHVLSPVSSATVTVDDDGFVLDYPGLAERI, from the coding sequence GTGACGGAGAGCGGGAGCGAGGACGTGAAGCCGGTCGCGCCGAAATGGCCGGCGATACTGACCTGGCGCGCGCACAATGCGTCCCGCATGGAGTCGGCGCGAGTCGTGCTCGGCGGGAACCGGATTCGCGCCGCCGGTCGCATCGTCGCCGGCGCCTGCGAGGACCACCCCGCCTTCAGCGCCTCCTACGACCTGGTCACCGACGAGAACGGCGTCACCCGCCGCCTGTCCCTGCGCAGCACCGTCGCCGGCGGCGAACGCCACGCCTCCATCGCCCGCGACGAGGAGAACTACTGGCTCATCGACGCGGGCGGCACGCACGTCCGCTCCACCTTCGGCGGGGCGCTGGACGTCGACGTGGTGCTGAGCCCGTTCTTCAACACCCTGCCCATCCGCCGCTACGGTCTGGCGCACGCCAACGAGGACGTGCAGGTGCCGGTGGTCTACGTGCGGCTGCCCGACCTCCTGGTGCAGGAGGCCAGCATCATCTACAGCAGCGGAGCCGACGGCATCCACGTGCTCTCGCCGGTCTCCAGCGCCACCGTCACCGTCGACGACGACGGCTTCGTCCTCGACTATCCCGGTCTCGCGGAACGCATCTGA